The genomic region CGCTATATTAATGCAAGAGTTTGACAGATTGCTTTTATTGCAAAAGGGAGGACAGACTGTGTATTTTGGCGAGTTGGGTCATGGATGTTGCAAGATGATTGAGTATTTCGAGTCCAAAGGATCGCAGAAATTCCCTGCTGATTGTAATCCAGCTGAATTCATGTTACATGTTATTGGAGCTGCCCCTGGTTCACATGTCACCACCGACTATCATAAAGTCTGGCTTGAATCTCAGGAGTATCAAGCTGtccaaaaggaaattgacAGAATGTCACGCGAGATGGTTAACATTCCTCAAGAAGACTCAGAggatttgaaaaaggaatTTGCCACGCCATTATGGTACCAATTCCTAATAATGACTAGAAGAGTACTAGAACAGCATTGGAGATCGCCAATATATATTTATGCCAAAATTTTCActacttctttttctgcTTTATTCATCGGATTCTCATTTTTCAATGCGAATAATAGTATGCAAGGCCTACAAAACCAAATGTTTTCTCTATTCATGCTTTTAGTCATGTTCAGTCCTCTTGTTCATCAGATGTTGCCACAATATACCGATCAAAGAGATCTTTACGAGGTGAGAGAAAGACCTTCCAAGACTTGCTCGTGGATAACTTTTGTATTATCACAGATTGCAGCGGAACTTCCATGGAGTTTCCTCATAGGTACAATTACctatttctgtttctacTACCCGGTTGGTCTTTACAGAAATGCACCTAACACGGAACAAGTACACGAACGTGGTGCACTTTTCTGGTTAATTTGTATCGCATTCATTAATTTCACAATGACATTCGGACAAGCCTGTATTGCTGGTGTTGAACGTAGGGAGAATGCCGCTTTGCTAGCTAATAACTGTTTCATGATATGTTTAGCATTCTGTGGTGTTTTGGTTACCAGAGATAAGTTGCCAGGTTTCTGGAAATTCATGTATTACTTATCGCCCTTCACGTATTTGATATCTACCATGTTAGCTACCGCAGTCGGAAACTCTGATGTGCGCTGCTCAGCCAAGGAATACCTCCATTTTTCACCAGCTCCCAATATGACATGCCAACAATACATGTCTCCATATATGAGTGTTGCCGGAGGTTACCTTTTGGACGGAAATGCAACCGATTCTTGCGGATTTTGTGTTATGGCTGAAACAAATGTCTACTTGGCTACTGTAAACATCAAATATAGCCAAATTTGGAGAAATTGGGGAATATTCTTATGTTATATTGGCGCAAATGTGTTCCTCTTCGTATTGCTTTACTGGGCTTTCAGGGTTCCAAGAGACCACTACCTTCTAATTAAGATCCATGCCATCAAGTCAAAGATCACTAATTCTCTCAAAAGTAGAAAATTGATTAGATCTTCCAAGAACAATGAGGCCtaattcattcttcaagttATCTATTCTTCTATTCATTCGCATTGAATGAGTCAAAAGATTGCGATgattattttcttcatctatCTAATATTACTTTGttttattctatttttAATGTATGACATTCAATAATGTGGTTTCACTTCCAGTATGCTCAAAAGGCTGGGtttacttttcaattctatcaatttcaaaagattttaaatattatatatacaacCGTCCGTAATTAGTTGATATGTAAGAATGCTTGATATCTACAGCAATGGAAATATCACGATTTTACAGCACGCTTTCTTTAGAGTGCTCATTTGAATTGTAAGCATCCGACTCCTCATCCTTTAAGATATCCATGTACTGTGACGGACTTGAAGCAATATTGACATACTCATCATCTGATAATTGTTTACGGTTCATTTTTTCCAACCTTTCGTACTCTCTCCAAGTCCTCATTTTAATCTTAGAATGGTCAAATTCACCTTCGTTTTCGTCCGCTGTCTTTGTTTCACCATCAATTACCCGAGTTTCACCCCAAGAGAAGTCGTCAAATTTCCAATACGAGTATGTTGGGAAGACGAAGTTCCAAATTGGCAAAGCGATTATATAGCACAACATCCAAAGTAAGTATGACCATCTAGTGGCTGTTACGATAATCAATAAACCTGGGAGACCTAAAATCAAACCAAGTAAGACCAAAGTTATAACGGGAGTTGGGTGGGAAACAATGGCAAAAATGATGACATAGACTGTGAAACAAATAGCCAAAGGTAAAACTAGTGTTCCCACAAGCTCCATTGCGATGATGAATTGCAttgagaaacaaaaagtaCCACAAAGATCCTTCACTAAGACCAACTCAAACAAATTGTGGACAGTAGAGTTAATCCAACGTCTTCTTTGGGAAAgcaaaactttgaaagtggCTGGAACAACGGTTTTACAAGCAGCCTTAGGAACAAAAACTGTTTTACGTTTGGggaatgttttcaaaagtaGTGATGATAGATATCTATCTTCACctaataataatagatTCTTCTTATGCAATGTGTCCGTAACGTTATCTGAATACCTTTCGACGATATCCGGATTCGCAAGAATAGGAACCCAAAATCCGTCTTTACCTTTCGGCGTCTTAATTCTataaacagaaaaacaaCCTGGCAAACACGTTACGGAACCGAAAACCGATTCAAACGCCTTAGACTGATGATGAGAAATAAAATACTCAAAAACTTGGATTGCACTAACCCACGATTCACCTTTATTGGCGATTTTAGTCTCACCGCACAATCCCATGATTAATGGATCATGCACCATTTCTGAAAGCATATGAGTCAAAGAGTCTGGGAAAACCTTAGTATCTGCATCAACCATTAATACTGTTTCATAAAAATTAGCCATTAACCCTGTAATTTGCCATATATTTTTCATTAGTTGGAACTCTAAAGCCGACattctttcatcaaaagtCACTTTTTGTAGGAAAGACATCAATATAATTTGTGAATCACGCTTACCTCTGTTACCAGGCTTCGCTGAGCCTTGTTCTTCAGCTGTACCACATTTTACAATGGTGATAATTGGAACACGTTGCTGATTTTCGGCGGGTATGGTGGATTCATCGTATTTATAAAACCCAGCATATATTTTTGCCATATTATGTCTTTTTGCGCCAACTGCAATTGCAACGTAAGGATAAGCTGTAACTTGCTCCTTGGGAATCACAAAGTCTTCCATCATATCTAATACTATGTCCGGGGTGGTTCTGTCATTACCAGAACCTTTAATAATACCATCGCAGATTACAACGATTAATTTATGAGAGTTTGGATAATCTGTGGTTGCAATGGAATCTAATGTTGTTCTTAAACCTAcctcatcttctgaatAACAGGTGACACAGCAGAGTGAGTGAACCAATGGAAATCCATAGGGCATGAAGTCTGGGGGCGGCTGTAATACTGCATCGGGGTGAATGATCGTTGGATCTAACGATTCCATAGTCATTGAAGTACCGAAAGGATCAAGATTGTCGGAAAAAGGATTAATAGTGGAGACCGGTCTTGACTGCGAGGCGAATCCAGCATGTGcactttttctcttcatttcattcataTATGCTGATTTCAGCACGGATTGTGTAGTCATTGTAGACATACCAGTACTTTCAAGGCTCTGAATGACAGGATCATTCAAGTGTACAGATTTACCCAATGATTGTTGGCTAAATCGGGATTTACGGTTGAATAAACTGATACTGGagctgttttttttatgatttttcttcattggtCTTAATGATGGATCAACGGGCTTCAAAGGACCACGAGAATTGATATCTTCTGACCAATCTTCTAAGTCGTTATTATGTTTGGCGAGTTGTTTGTTGTCAACAGTGTACGCACCTTGTTTTTTTGCTACAAAGTAGTGGAAGTAGCACgcgatgaagaatttacaACCGACAACGGATAGAATGAATACCAAAGATAAATATAATACCACTTGAGAAGCAATACAGCCGATACTTTCTGAATCAATAACACCAACCTTAGCAAGTTCAACGAGACAACGGGCtacatttctttctctgcTAGTGGATAAGACCAATGAAATGTCATAACCTTCTAAATTGGCTGATTTCAAGACATCAAATGTCTCTGGATATGTAAGATCGTCAGTTTCTAGCCAGTCTAAGATCCCCAAATCAATAACGTCACCATTATATACAATCAACTTTCTCGTAGAATTTTTAATATCCTCCCAGGAGAAGTATACCTCCGCCGGGGCATTAAGGGCATAGTACTGTTCCCTGGCAGTCGAGCTCGTGTGACAACCCCAGCCAGCGTAGTATTCTGACTCTGTGAAGTTAGGTTTACTTGAACCATCTTGGTTAACAAGTTTGCATGGGAAGTACCATGCCATATTTCCGTCGTCATCGAAAGGAATAGTAGAATTTTCTCTTGGTTCAATCAACCCTTTGCAGTTACCGTTAACGTTTTGGAAAAGGAAAGACGCGTCCATGCCACCAGCATTCACAGGAGGATATAGAATATTAGATCCCCCAGGGATACCAGCTGCAGCTggatgagaagaagattctaGAGAGTATGCCTGTCCATGAATAATTAATTGTCCTGTGGTGGCTTCATTGTTGCGCATCCTTACTTTGCCTGGAACACAGACAGTTCTTGTGAACCCGAAAGTCAGGTAAGCGACAAACGCTCCAATATAAAAGATGATTGAAATCAACCCAATTTTATCTCTCCATGCTCTTTGAACCGCTTTTGTCTTCATGCCAAACAATTTTAAAACGGAAGGAGGAATGAAGATTGTAATCAAAAAACAGTACGATTGCCATAACGAAAAGCCCACTTTGGGCTTGTTTTGATCTTTGGCCTTAGATTCTAACCTTTGTCCGATCTCTATTGGAGGAGACACGTTCTTTTCTGAATAAATActgtttttcttttcaaaccCATCGCTACCCTCCATTACCAACCTTTCATTTGGTTCACCATATTCACCCACTGtgttcaaagaagaacttgGAAGTTTATCGTTTGACTGTACATTCAGGTCTTGCATTGGAATATCCAACGAGGACTCTTCAGGCAAAGCACCTGTTGTGGAAGGATTGATCTGAAGATGAGTTTCCTTCGCTTTTAAAGCATAATAATGGTATGGATGGTCTGGATCTTTAAAACTATTTCTTTCAGGTCTGACCAAAGAGCCTTGTCTTGAAATCTGTCTCTGAGACCGAGATTTCAACAGTGACTCGTTGTCAAATGCATAGTAATCATCAGACATGAGGGTCTAAATGATATTGTGttcaaaatgaagaaatcggacaacaaaaaaaaccaCAGTCGAAAATAAATAGATATATGACCTCAAATGATGGTAGAAAACAGCAGTTAATATCCGTAATGTGAAATGAATAGAACAGACAATGTTGCTATTATTTTATTgtcaatattttttttccgAGTTTTAAGTCAATTACTATTTTTATCACAGATCAGATTCTTTAGTATTGAAACGAATGGGGACTAAATGCACCGAATGGTATGTATGCAACACTCTAACCGCACGTATGATAAAAGCAGAAAACAACAGGG from Kluyveromyces lactis strain NRRL Y-1140 chromosome D complete sequence harbors:
- the CHS3 gene encoding chitin synthase CHS3 (similar to uniprot|P29465 Saccharomyces cerevisiae YBR023C CHS3 Chitin synthase III catalyzes the transfer of N-acetylglucosamine (GlcNAc) to chitin required for synthesis of the majority of cell wall chitin the chitin ring during bud emergence and spore wall chitosan), producing MSDDYYAFDNESLLKSRSQRQISRQGSLVRPERNSFKDPDHPYHYYALKAKETHLQINPSTTGALPEESSLDIPMQDLNVQSNDKLPSSSLNTVGEYGEPNERLVMEGSDGFEKKNSIYSEKNVSPPIEIGQRLESKAKDQNKPKVGFSLWQSYCFLITIFIPPSVLKLFGMKTKAVQRAWRDKIGLISIIFYIGAFVAYLTFGFTRTVCVPGKVRMRNNEATTGQLIIHGQAYSLESSSHPAAAGIPGGSNILYPPVNAGGMDASFLFQNVNGNCKGLIEPRENSTIPFDDDGNMAWYFPCKLVNQDGSSKPNFTESEYYAGWGCHTSSTAREQYYALNAPAEVYFSWEDIKNSTRKLIVYNGDVIDLGILDWLETDDLTYPETFDVLKSANLEGYDISLVLSTSRERNVARCLVELAKVGVIDSESIGCIASQVVLYLSLVFILSVVGCKFFIACYFHYFVAKKQGAYTVDNKQLAKHNNDLEDWSEDINSRGPLKPVDPSLRPMKKNHKKNSSSISLFNRKSRFSQQSLGKSVHLNDPVIQSLESTGMSTMTTQSVLKSAYMNEMKRKSAHAGFASQSRPVSTINPFSDNLDPFGTSMTMESLDPTIIHPDAVLQPPPDFMPYGFPLVHSLCCVTCYSEDEVGLRTTLDSIATTDYPNSHKLIVVICDGIIKGSGNDRTTPDIVLDMMEDFVIPKEQVTAYPYVAIAVGAKRHNMAKIYAGFYKYDESTIPAENQQRVPIITIVKCGTAEEQGSAKPGNRGKRDSQIILMSFLQKVTFDERMSALEFQLMKNIWQITGLMANFYETVLMVDADTKVFPDSLTHMLSEMVHDPLIMGLCGETKIANKGESWVSAIQVFEYFISHHQSKAFESVFGSVTCLPGCFSVYRIKTPKGKDGFWVPILANPDIVERYSDNVTDTLHKKNLLLLGEDRYLSSLLLKTFPKRKTVFVPKAACKTVVPATFKVLLSQRRRWINSTVHNLFELVLVKDLCGTFCFSMQFIIAMELVGTLVLPLAICFTVYVIIFAIVSHPTPVITLVLLGLILGLPGLLIIVTATRWSYLLWMLCYIIALPIWNFVFPTYSYWKFDDFSWGETRVIDGETKTADENEGEFDHSKIKMRTWREYERLEKMNRKQLSDDEYVNIASSPSQYMDILKDEESDAYNSNEHSKESVL